A window of the Rhinoraja longicauda isolate Sanriku21f chromosome 20, sRhiLon1.1, whole genome shotgun sequence genome harbors these coding sequences:
- the LOC144603754 gene encoding cadherin-related family member 3-like, whose product MGSTLVSSGFIKILHLPATVKIKEDTPAGATIFNFSVNSTIDGVGLTAKIANSNPVNNFFAVSVVIGLRLAVTVVQDPGLDYETQSNYVLLIYIEDDRGNTDFQTLTVLLVDVNEPPRFLDNLANGVVYVDFLENLAVGALIYEVKATDPDKDDDVLSYSVNSLLVTINPSGKNGAILAAKSFDYEKDLHSFSVIVTVKDALGHSITGIIVVNLINANDNWPVFKQNETRFNILEEMQPNSVIGKVTAYDLDDDKTSSSLIYFMSTPTQYFTINSVTGELIVSAIIDRDNGPFRNLPIQEFEVGAKNPSQGHTALMTIIINIRDVNDNQPFCFPHTYSIQVPETTEKDTTIVTISCKDNDVDLANRQFTTSLQPGLNTGGKFALNGKNSTTIVVIGDLDFEAVTNLEDYNVYMMSVVVTDIAPPYYQDTVTVYITVTAVNEFPPSFGQASYTFNISEFSETGTIVGQVFADDKDFPHLKVIYSLVAGGSTLGYNQMFWINPTSGDLHLVARPDYEATAQYLLTVQAVDTDPDDQKAATTTVTVNILPTNDEPPDCQPKYYFLAIPEDTSVGTNVQGFQLSCTDRDSRPQSFRYFITSGNINNHFRLSPNVGSNITKLILALPFDYIHDVDKVTDYNLVVQITDDNLFAGSAESKVVQTGSVMINVRIIIPTPSTQETTTTPNITYIRLSQNTYNADAWYTPFVITLGGILLLGLLTYLAYHLAKYIRSLPKSSKISIKPLVEEQESKMKREHNVIVEMIKRNAIFNGEAVDPVTGNVYQYNTNSGARRWKDTKLPMKDYGNAGDETLIVRPNVIKTNETTTFTTQGNVKEGHEGKNTLPNVPGDQPSSKPPPKLGKQVKVAPHIPAPSQTQNSLDHI is encoded by the exons GTGACAGTCGTTCAAGACCCTGGACTGGACTATGAAACTCAATCAAATTACGTCTTATTGATCTACATCGAAGATGACAGGGGCAACACAGACTTTCAAACACTTACAGTTTTACTGGTTGATGTCAACGAGCCCCCAAGATTCCTGGATAATCTGGCAAATGGAG TTGTATACGTTGACTTCCTGGAGAATTTAGCAGTCGGTGCGTTGATCTATGAAGTTAAAGCGACTGATCCTGACAAAGATGACGACGTTCTCTCA TATTCTGTCAATTCCTTGCTGGTTACCATTAATCCTAGTGGGAAAAACGGGGCAATTCTCGCGGCAAAGTCATTTGATTACGAGAAAGATTTGCACAG TTTCAGTGTGATCGTGACAGTGAAGGATGCACTAGGTCATAGCATCACAGGGATTATCGTGGTCAATTTAATTAACGCAAACGACAACTGGCCAGTTTTTAAGCA AAATGAAACAAGATTTAATATTTTGGAAGAAATGCAACCAAATTCAGTAATTGGAAAGGTCACAGCCTACGATCTCGATGACGATAAAACATCCAGCAGCTTAATTTATTTTATGAGCACTCCAACCCAATACTTCACCATTAACTCAG TTACAGGTGAGCTGATTGTCTCAGCAATAATTGACCGTGATAATGGACCTTTCAGAAATCTTCCAATCCAGGAGTTTGAGGTTGGTGCCAAAAACCCTTCTCAAGGGCATACAGCTTTGATGACCATCATCATCAACATAAGGGATGTCAACGACAACCAACCCTTCTGTTTCCCACATACTTACAG TATCCAGGTACCAGAAACTACTGAAAAGGATACAACAATCGTTACCATATCCTGCAAAGATAACGACGTTGATCTTGCGAACAGACAGTTCACAACTTCGCTTCAACCTGGTCTAAACACTGGCGGAAAATTTGCTTTGAATGGGAAGAACAGCACTACGATTGTG GTTATTGGAGACCTGGACTTTGAAGCTGTTACCAATCTTGAAGATTACAATGTTTACATGATGTCGGTAGTTGTCACAGACATTGCCCCACCTTATTACCAAG ATACAGTGACCGTCTACATCACGGTCACAGCAGTAAACGAGTTTCCGCCATCCTTTGGCCAGGCATCTTATACTTTCAACATTTCCGAATTCAGTGAAA caggCACAATAGTTGGACaagtgtttgcagatgacaaagatTTTCCACACCTGAAAGTCATTTACTCGCTTGTAGCAGGGGGAAGCACACTGGGCTACAATCAGATGTTTTGGATCAATCCAACATCGGGGGATTTGCATCTTGTGGCTCGACCTGACTATGAGGCAACAGCTCAGTATTTGCTCACGGTGCAGGCTGTTGATACAGATCCCGATGATCAAAAAGCTGCTACAACCACC GTCACAGTGAATATTCTACCAACCAACGACGAACCGCCCGACTGtcagccaaaatattattttCTGGCAATTCCTGAAGACACGTCCGTGGGAACGAATGTTCAAGGCTTCCAGTTATCCTGCACAGACCGCGACTCCCGCCCTCAGTCTTTCCGTTACTTCATAACTTCAG GTAACATCAACAACCACTTTAGACTATCTCCGAACGTTGGCTCCAACATCACCAAGCTAATACTTGCTCTTCCATTTGATTATATACATGATGTTGATAAAGTCACTGATTATAATCTCGTCGTTCAAATAACTGATGACAACCTTTTTGCTGGAAGCGCAGAGAGCAAAGTGGTGCAGACGGGGAGCGTAATGATCAATGTCAGAATTATTATCCCGACACCCAGCACTCAAGAAACAACCACCACC CCGAATATAACCTACATCAGACTATCTCAAAACACCTACAATGCAGATGCTTGGTACACACCATTTGTCATCACCTTGGGTGGTATCTTGCTGCTTGGTCTGCTGACATATTTGGCATACCATTTGGCTAAGTATATCCGCTCCTTACCAAAGTCTTCAAAGATCTCGATAAAGCCTCT GGTGGAAGAACAAG AATCCAAGATGAAGAGGGAGCACAATGTGATTGTG GAAATGATCAAGCGCAATGCAATCTTTAACGGAGAAGCAGTTGATCCAG TCACAGGCAACGTGTACCAATACAACACAAACTCTGGTGCCAGACGCTGGAAGGATACAAAGCTGCCCATGAAGGATTACGGCAATGCTGGAGATGAAACCCTTATTGTTAGGCCCAACGTCATCAAGACCAACGAGACGACTACTTTTACAACACAGGGCAACGTGAAGGAGGGCCATGAAGGCAAGAATACACTGCCGAATGTGCCCGGTGACCAACCTTCGTCGAAACCCCCTCCTAAACTTGGGAAACAGGTCAAAGTTGCACCGCATATACCAGCACCATCTCAAACTCAAAATTCTTTGGATCATATTTAG